The genome window TGACCTGGGGTTCCCACTCCAATAATCACTTCGATATTTCTCTGGCGATGTTTACCCATGTTGCCGCCGCCGCGCCAGGCAATATTACCGCCATTGATACGCACTGGATCTGGCAGGAAGGCAACCAGCGCCTGACGAAGCAGTCGCTGGAGATCAAGGGCGGCATGGTGCAGGTGCCGCAGAAGCCAGGGCTGGGCGTTGAGCTGGATATGGATCAGGTAATGAAAGCCAATGCGCTTTATCAACAGCATGGGCTGGGGGCGCGCGATGATGCGCAGGCAATGCAGTTCCTGGTGCCGAACTGGCGCTTTGATAACAAACGTCCGTGTCTGGTGCGCTAAGCGCGCTTAACCGAGAGGAAACAACATGTCCTGGTCCAACCATTTTCGTCAACGTCTGCTAAGCGGTGAAACGCTGATCGGCAGCTGGTGTTCACTGGCAAATCCTATTACCACAGAGGTTCTTGGCCTGGCGGGTTTTGACTGGCTGGTGCTGGACGGCGAACATGCGCCGAACGATATCACCACCTTTGTACCGCAGCTGATGGCGCTTAAAGGCAGCCCCAGCGCGGCGGTGGTTCGTCCGCCCTGCAATGAGCCGGTGATTATCAAACGCCTGCTGGATATTGGCTTTTATAACTTTTTGATCCCGTTTGTCGAAAGCGAAGAGGAAGCTGCACTGGCGGTGGCCTCAACGCGCTATCCGCCCGCCGGTATTCGCGGCGTCTCGGTTTCGCATCGCAGCAACATGTACGGCACGCTGCCGGACTACAACCTCGATATCAACAGTAATGTCAGCGTGCTGGTGCAAATTGAGAGCCAGCAGGGCGTGGAAAATCTCGACAGCATTGCGAATGTTGATGGCGTGGACGGCATTTTTGTTGGCCCGGGCGATCTTTCCGCTGCGCTCGGCTATCTGGGGCAGCCTGCCCATCCTGAAGTGTTAAAAGTTATTCAGCATATCTTTGCGCGGGCGAAAGCCGCAGGCAAACCGAGCGGCATTCTTGCCCCGGTCGAGGCTGACGCGCGCCGCTATCTGGAATGGGGAGCAACCTTTGTTGCCGTGGGAAGCGATCTGGGCGTGTTCCGTAACGCCACGCAGGCGCTTTGCGATCGTTTTAAAAAATAGCTTAACAAGGGGAATAGCAATGAAAGTGGGATTTATTGGTCTGGGCATCATGGGCAAACCGATGAGCAAAAACCTGCTGAAAGCGGGTTATACGCTGGTGGTTCGTGATTCCAATACGCAAAACGAGGCGGAGCTGGTTGAGCTGGGTGCCA of Pantoea alhagi contains these proteins:
- the garL gene encoding 2-dehydro-3-deoxyglucarate aldolase, with the translated sequence MSWSNHFRQRLLSGETLIGSWCSLANPITTEVLGLAGFDWLVLDGEHAPNDITTFVPQLMALKGSPSAAVVRPPCNEPVIIKRLLDIGFYNFLIPFVESEEEAALAVASTRYPPAGIRGVSVSHRSNMYGTLPDYNLDINSNVSVLVQIESQQGVENLDSIANVDGVDGIFVGPGDLSAALGYLGQPAHPEVLKVIQHIFARAKAAGKPSGILAPVEADARRYLEWGATFVAVGSDLGVFRNATQALCDRFKK